CTCGCCCAGTACCTCCAGCTTGACCAGATCCCAGCCGCCCGCTTCGCGCGCCAGGCGCAAGGTGCGGATCGCGTCGTCTGCGGTGAAGCATCCCGCAGTATTGGGCAGATAGGTGATCTTCTTGGGATCGATATAGTCGGTCAGCATCGGCGCATTGGGATCGCTGACATTCACGCGCCGCACGGCTACTGTGACGATCTCTGCACCTGCAGCTTCTACTGCTGCCGCATTCTGCTCAAAATCCTTATACTTACCGGTTCCGACAATCAGGCGCGAATTGAAAGTGCGCCCGGCCACTGTCCAGCTATCACTTGCTCCTTCAGCGCCGCCGCCGACAAAGTGAACAATTTCCAGGACATCACCGTTTGCAAGAGGCGCTGCCTCCAGGGTCGAGCGGGGGGCGATCTCGCGATTGCGTTCTACCGCCACCTTGGCCGGGTCAAGTTCCAGCTCGCGCACCAGTTGCGCGATCGTTTGGGCATTGGTCTGACGGGTATCGCCGTTAAGGGTGATTGTCTTTAAGTCGCTCATATCAGCGCGACATAGGCAAGATTAGCGCGCAGGCAAGTGCGAACGCAGATTCAGGAAGTGCCCTGTCGCCACGAGGGCAACACCAATCATTGTGAAGACTACTTCGTAGAAACCGTGAGGCATCGCCAGCGCACCGCCCATGAATGTCAGCCCGACCATAGCGGTTACAAACGGCGCGGCGCGCCGATGGCGCAGCGCGCCCCAACCAATGGCAACCGCGGCAATAATCAAGGCGATTGCCAAGCCGACACGGTGAATCTCTGGCGAAAGCAGAAAGTGCCCCCCTGCCCCAAGAAAAGAGACAATAACAATCGTTAGCACGCAATGTAGCAAGCACAGGCTCGAAAGCCATATGCCAGCGCGGTCAAGCCGCTGCCGAATCGAGAGTGCGAAGGAGCTCATGGTGAGGCGTAGCATGTATGTTATGGTGTATCATCTTTCAAGACACATGTTCTGATGAATGTCGCTTTCGCAAACCATGTTGCGTAGATTGGACTTGCGATTTTGCCGCCCCGGCAGCACTTAGCCCTGCATGACTGCGAATGCCGATACGAACTCTGCGCAACAGCCAGTTCCAGGCCCACTGGCGCTGTGGCTTTATTCAGTCGCCGTTCTGGTAGTGGTGATTGTCGCGGTTGGTGGAATCACGCGCCTGACCGAAAGTGGGCTGTCTATAACGCACTGGAGCGTGGTGTCGGGTATCCTTCCGCCTCTCTCCGATGCGGCATGGCAGGCGGAGTTCGATCTCTATCGCCAGACAGGAGAGTACCGCTTCGAGAGCGGGCCGGCAGGTATGGACCTGGCAGCCTTTAAGTTCATCTATTTCTGGGAATGGTTCCACCGCATTCTGGGCCGGCTAATCGGGCTCGCCTTTCTGCTTCCTATGGTTTGGTTCTGGATCCAGGGGAAGATCCCGCAAGGGTACAAGCTGCGTCTGCTTGCTCTGTTCGCGCTGATCTGCGGGCAAGGCGCGCTAGGTTGGTATATGGTTGCATCGGGAGTTGGCACCGATCTTACCGATGTCAGTCACTTCCGCCTTTCTGCGCATCTTCTTACTGCTCTATTTTTGCTCGGCGGTGTCATCTGGACTGCGCGTGATCTGCAAATGCTGGCGCGGGATGAAACTGCGCGGCCAGTTAATTTGACGGGCCCCTCAATTCTGATTGCGGGCGTGTTGTTTATCCAGCTTTTGCTGGGTGCGTGGGTCGCGGGACTAAATGCGGGGCACGCCGCATATGATTGGCCATTGATGAATGGACGATTCTTGCCCCAGCCGGATTTGTCACAAGGATGGCTTCGGGCACTAACTCACGATCCTTTCCTGCTTCACTTCATGCATCGATGGTGGGCATGGATTGCTGTTGCTGCTCTTGTCTGGTTGGCGCGCCGGGTGCGCAAGACTGATCGTGCTGCTTCGATCGCCATCCACAGCGCTTTCGGCACCATGTTCCTGCTTGGCATTGCGACGGTGTTGACCGAAGTTTCTTTATGGGTGGCCGTTGCACATCAGTTGGTGGGCGCGTTGCTTGTCACAACGGTTGCGTGGGGCATGCACTCTGATGGCAGAGCCCGGGCGGGCACGCCATGAGTGCTATGGTCTATTGCCCTTTTCCCGATCACGAAGCGGCCAGACGGGCTTCCAATACCCTTCTCGACAAGAAGCTAATTGCATGCGCCAACATCATCGGCGAGACGGAGTCGATTTACGATTGGAAGGGCGAGCGTTCGACCGATCATGAAGTCGCTGTTTTATTCAAGACGTCAAAAGAGCGACTTAATGATACAGTGGGCTGTCTGGCCCAGATACATCCCTACGATACGCCCGCAATCATCGGTTGGCACTGCGATGTAATTTCAGAAGCAACGGGCGCGTGGATCGAAGAAGTGACGCTTGGTTCCTAGCGCATGCTGACCGGATAGAGCGGGCATTGTCTAGCAATCTTATTGTTAAGCGATGCGATGCGAGTATTGGGACCAGTCGCGCGTACTCAGCCGGTTCCTTGAGACGGCTGGATTTGTGCTAAATCTAGCGATAGGCCCCCTGCGGTATTATTTTACCTCCCCCGAAAGGCCCGGTTTTGCTTGACTTGTGGGCCCTAAAGCGACATTTGCCTGCCGTTCTCGCAAGCGCAGCATTGTCTGCGTGCGTGATTCGAAGCCGCGGCATTTGGCTGCGGCTTGTTTAATTTAGGAATGTGAACCCATGAAGGCGCTTAGCAAGCAGACTCAGTCGGTAAAGCCGGCAGAGGTCGAAAAGAAATGGCACCTGATTGATGCAGACGGCCTCGTTGTTGGCCGTGTCGCTTCGATCATCGCCAACATCCTGCGCGGCAAACACAAGCCGAGCTACACCCCGCATGTAGATTGCGGTGACCACGTAATTGTCATCAATGCCGATAAGGTGAAATTCACCGGCAAGAAGATGGCTGACAAGGTCTATTACAAGCATACCGGCCACCCGGGCGGCATCAAGGAAAGCACCCCTGCCAAGGTGTTGGAAGGCCGCTTCCCAGAGCGCGTGCTTGAAAAAGCTGTAGAGCGCATGATCCCGCGCGGCCCACTTGGCCGTCAGCAGATGCGCGCGCTGCATCTCTACAACGGCACCGAGCATCCGCATGACGGTCAGAACCCGGCTGTGCTCGATGTTGCTTCCATGAACCGCAAGAACAAGGTCACAGCATAATGGCTGACGAAACCAAGAACGAAACCGTTTCGGATCTCGCGGATCTGAAGGAAATCGCCGCTGACGCACCACAGGGTGACGCAGCAGAGATCGCTGCTGTTGCTGACGTTCCCCTGCGCGAGCAGGAACTCGATCAGTACGGTCGCGCTTATGCAACCGGCCGCCGTAAGGACGCTGTTGCCCGCGTTTGGCTGAAGCCAGGCACCGGCAAGGTAACCGTCAACGGCCGCGACCAGGAAGTGTACTTCGCACGCCCAACGCTGCGCCTAATTATCAATCAGCCGTTCGCGATCACCGAGCGTGAAGGCCAGTATGATATCGTGGCAACTGTTCGCGGTGGCGGCTTGTCGGGCCAGGCTGGTGCAGTAAAGCATGGCATTAGCCAGGCTTTGACGAAGTATGAGCCTGCTCTGCGCGCAACCGTGAAGGCAGCTGGCTTCCTTACTCGCGACAGCCGTGTGGTTGAGCGTAAGAAATACGGTCGCGCAAAAGCACGTCGTAGCTTCCAGTTCTCGAAGCGCTGATTTTCAGCTCTTTGGCTCAAAACAAGAGGGCGGCCTTTCCGGGCCGCCCTTTTTGTATGTCGGGTTGTCGCTGGTCTAATTCACAAAGTTGCGCTGTTCGACATCAATCAAGCCGGACCGATCAATCTGTAGAATATTAAACGAAGGCGGCGCGCCTTTGCGCAATCGGGTGGACAGTGTGCCTGCTCCGATCATTCTCATGGCGAAGTTGTCACGCGAACGGACCTGATCAAACGGGAAATGAACGTGCCCTGTGAGCACGACCGTGGCGCCTGCCGCTGCAAGTTCGGCGAAAGCCAAATCGCCCCGGATCGTAGGGTTCTTCACGCCATCACGCTCAGGCAACAGAGGGTGATGGCATGCAACGATCTTTGGTCGCGGATCGTCGTGCAATTCGCGCAGCAACCCGAGCGCTGCGTCCAGTTTCTTGCGCGTCACCACGCCATCAGACCATGGCCAGCGCATCTGCGCGGGCACGTTGGTATCAAACGGGACGATCAACGCATGTTCGAGTTCGAGTTGCGCACCTACCGCTTTTTCCAGTTCCCCAAATCGGGCGTACGGACTGCGGAAACGCTCCCACAGATTGTAATACGGCATATCGTGATTACCTGGCTGCAGCATAATGGGAACCCGAAGCCCGGAAAACCAATGGGCGGCAGCAGCATACTGTTTGTGCGTCGCACGCTGCGTGAGATCGCCGGTGCACACAACCGCATCAGGCCGCTCGTCCCGCACAGCCCTTTCAAACCAAGCCATGGCTGCGCGATCTTCGACTCCGAAGTGAGTGTCACTGACATGAAAGATCGTGGTTGATGCCTCGGCCATTGCGCTGCGACTAGCAGATTGTGTGCGCCTGAGAAGCGCTCAAACGCGATCTGTCAGTATTAACCAAGCCGCCAGCGCGTTGAGGCAGCTATACGCCAAATAGGCCCAGGCCAGCCCAGGCCAGCCATTGGCCGCCAGCAATAGCGCAGCCAACAGAATCAGGAACTCGGTAGCCATCGTGAATCGCCCGCCCAACATATGCACGAAGCCGGGCATTTGGCCGAGCAATGGGTGGCCGCTCTCCAGCACCGCCTTGTGAAGTGCGAAATTGCCGATCCCGAGTACAAAGATAACTACTAGTGCCATTGTTACATTATTGCGTATTCATTTGTCGGTTGGAAATAGCTGTTCGTCGGATGGTTTCGGCCATCGGTCAGGTAGCAGCCGCGCTGGTCGAACCACTTTCTCATATTGTCGAGGTTGCGCTGCGACCAGTTCATGCTCTGACTATAACATACTCACACGGTTCGGGCTCTCCCCCTTTTTACATGCCCGGCCGTGAGTGGAGGATGATATGAGAAAAGGCATATTGGTTGCCGCAGGTGTTGGCGCGATGATCATCGCAGCCCCGGCCGCAGCTGGCAACGACACACAAAATAGCAAATCGGTTGTAACTTACGAAGACCTCGACCTCTCGACTAGCGAGGGCCGTAAGGAGTTGGACCAACGCATCACCATTGCAGCTCGCAAGAACTGCGGTCTTGGTCGTCACACAACAGGTTCCCGAACAATTTCAAGAGAGCAGCGCCGCTGCGTCGCCTCGGCCGAACGTCAGGCAAAAAGCGCGCTGGCGCCCATTGTTGAAGAACAACAGCTAGGCGGTTGATCTAGCTGACCCCCTGCACAGTTTCGTGCAGACTTGCGGCCTGAACCCATTCCAGTCCCGGGGTTCAGGCCGCTTCTTTTTTGCGGTTGAGGCGTGGCGCGCCTAGCGGCCGGCCATCGCTTTCACTTTGGGAAGATAGGTTCGCCCGATCCTGAGCGCATCGCCATTATCGAGTTCCGCCGACCAAACGCCAAGCCCATCGTGGCGCAAGCCGCGAATACGGTCTTTGCGCAGGATTGTTGAGCGATGAATTCGGATGAACTCAGCTGGATCAAGGCGCTGTTCCAAACCAGCAATGGTTTGCAGCAGCAGGTAGCTGCGATCACCCACATGCAAGCGCACATAGTCGCGCTCGGCATCAATACGGCTGACCTCGCTGACTGCAATACGCAAGAGCTCCGATCGATGCGGGACCCACAGTTCTTCGAGCCACTGGCTCTTTGCTTCGTTGCCGTTACCCCGGCGCGATACAGCGCGTTCAATCGCGCGAGCCAGCCGGTCTGATGCAACTGGCTTCAACACATAATCAACCGCATCCAGATCAAAAGCTTCGACGGCAAAATGGTCATGCGCAGTGACAAAGATTACCGCTGGAGGATTGTCATTCTTGGCCAGCTCTTTTGCAACGCCCAAGCCATCCATCTCAGGCATGGTCATATCGAGCAAGATCAAGTCAGGCGAAAGTTTGTCGGCAAGCCTTAACGCGGCAGCCCCGTCGCTGGCTGTCCCGATGACATTGATGGTGGGGACTTCGGCGCAGATCACCTGGATGCGCTCAACCGCAAGCGGTTCATCATCGACGATAAGGGTGCGCAGAGGCACTTCGGTATGTTCAGTTTCTGCCATTACGTGTCAACGGTATGCGGATTTCAGTGCGATATCCACCAGGTACTGGGCCGGATTCAAGGATTATGTCAGCTCCAAATCGCGCTTCCAACCGATCCCGAACATTGGCAAGGCCGATGCCAAAGCCCTGGCGTCCGTTTTCGGGCACGCCTGGCCCATCATCACGGACGGTGAGCACAAGCCGGTCGAATTCTTCGCGCGCCTCGACGATGATTGTCACGGGGCGATTCACCGGGGAGACTGCGTATTTGACCGAATTCTCAATTAGTGGCTGCAAGATCATGCCGGGTACGCGCGCGTCCGCCAATTCCGGCGGAAGATCGAAGACACTTTTCAAGCGCTCCGGGAATCTTACGGCTTCAATTTCGAGATAAAGCTGCTGCAGATCAAATTCGTCATCAAGCGCGACATCCCCTGTTGGGTCGTCAGCCAGGCTATGCCGATAGAAACGCGACATCGTCTGGATCATCTGTTCGGCTGCCTGTGCCTTGCCGGTCATGACCAGCGAAGACAGCGAGTTCAGCGTATTGAACAGGAAGTGCGGGTTGACCTGATAACGCAATGAGCGAAGTTCGGACGCTTTAGCCGCTTCGCGAAATTCACTAGCACGCCGTTCGGCCACCCGAGCCTTTTCGCCAGTCAGCAGCGCAAGATAAAGCGAGCACCAAGCTAACATCATGAAATAACGACTAAAGGCGATATCGCTTAGCGGCCCGAGAAATGCGAACATCCCAAGCGAAGCTTGCTGGCGCTCAAGATACGCGTCTCGTTCTTCAAGAAGATTGGCCTCAGCCTCTGCTCTGAGCCTAGCCTGCTCCTCATCCTCTTCACTGTCTCCACCGATCACATCAACGATCATCTCTTCCATCTTGGAGTTCATTTCGGAGAAGACGGTGTTGTTGATCTGCGCCAACATCAGAGCCGCCGGCATCGAGAATACAAGTGCTGCAATGGCCTTGGTTCGTAATGATTTTGCGTCAAAGAAACGAAGAACAAACCAGAGTGCAAGTGTGACCAGTACCCCGCCAATCACTACAATGGCTCGCAACGCCATCATCTCGGTGGACAGCCCGAATCCGAGGATCTCCCAGCGGATCGAGGCAAGTACATAGTATACCGCCCATAGGACGATGATCGACAACAGCACCAGCTTGAATGGTACCCTGACGGGCGATTGGTTTGCGACGTTCTTCATTAGAATTGCCCACTAGCGCCGCACACCCGCAAAGGCGAATCCGTCGTCGGGCAGAGAATGCCGTTCATCGAAAGTTCATCGAACAGCCAGCCTTGCCGATCAGCCATTTTCGAGGAGTTTTTCCTTCGAAATCCGTTCCTTCCATTGCGCTGGCGCCAGTTTATGTACGTTGGTCCCATCACTATCGACAGCTACAGTCACAGGCATGTCTTTCACGGTGAACTCGTAGATCGCTTCCATGCCAAGGTCTTCAAAGGCGACCACCTTGGCTTCCTTGATTGCGCGGCTGACAAGATAGGCCGCTCCGCCGACCGCCATAAGATAGGAAACCTTATACCTGCTGATCACCTCGACAGCATCATGACCGCGCTCTGCCTTGCCGATCATGGCAAGCAAGCCCAGGTCCAGCATCATCTCGGTGAATTTGTCCATGCGCGTGGCGGTGGTTGGGCCAGCCGGACCAACCACCTCGCCCATCACCGGATCAACCGGCCCGACGTAGTAGATAGCGCGGCCTTTGAAATCGACGGGCAGCTCTTCGCCTCTGGCAAGCATGTCCTGAATGCGCTTGTGTGCGGCATCACGCCCGGTCAGCATCGCGCCGTTCAACAGCAAGCGATCGCCCGCCTTCCAACTTGCAACTTCCTCTTGCGTCAAATTGTCGAGATCGACGTGTTTGGCCTCACTGTCAGGCGCCCACTCAACTTTGGGCCATGCATCAAGATCGGGCTTCGGCAGATAGGCCGATCCTGATCCATCCATGGTCACATGCGCGTGACGGGTTGCGGCGCAGTTCGGTATCATCGCCACGGGCTTGCCGGCGGCATGACATGGCCAGTCGAGAATCTTGACGTCGAGGATCGTGGAAAGACCGCCCAGCCCCTGAGCACCCACGCCTTGTGCATTGACTGCATCGAAAATGTCGATCCGCAATCGTTCAATATCGGTTTGAGGGCCGCGCTGTTTCAGCTGCGCCATATCAATCGGATCCATCAGGCTTTGTTTGGCGAGCTTGAGGCAGTGCTCTGCCGTACCGCCGATGCCAATGCCCAGCATACCCGGCGGACACCAGCCCGCACCCATCGAGGGGATCTGCTCAACCACCCAATCGACGATATTGTCCGATGGGTTCATCATTTTGAACTTGGACTTGTTCTCGCTGCCGCCGCCTTTTGCCGCGACATCAATATGGATCGAATCGCCAGGCACCATTTCGACTGAAAGAACACAGGGCGTGTTGTCGCGCGTATTGCGGCGCGTGAAGGCGGGGTCAGCCAGGATCGAAGCACGCAGCTTGTTCTCAGGGTGATTGTACGCGCGGCGCACTCCTTCATCGACCACGTCCTGAAGGCTCTTGGCCGATTCGAGCCGGCAATTCTGCCCCCACTTGATGAAAACATTGACGATGCCGGTATCCTGACAGATTGGGCGGTGGCCCTCTGCACACATGCGGCTGTTGGTCAGGATCTGGGCAATCGCGTCCTTAGCGGCTGGACCTTGCTCGGCCTTATAGGCCTCACCCAGTGCCTGAATGTAATCCATCGGGTGGTAATATGAGATATATTGCAGCGCATCCGTGATCGTTTCGATCAGATCGTCTTCGCGGATAATGGTCATGTCGCTCATCGAAGCTGTGCTCCTGTCGGTCGAAACTGGTCTTCTCACGCCTCGTGGCACTTCTAAGTCGAAAATCCAATTGCAAACATCGGCTTCTGGGTTGCAAAGAACTTGGCTGACACACGCACAAAGGCTAGAGGTGATTGACGTAGTGTATTGTGCATGTAATACAGTCGGTGAAGACAATGACCAAGATTGATCCCTTTGCAGCCCGTAAGGCCATGATTGACAGCCAGCTCCGCACCAGCGGGGTGAATGAGCCGTTCGTGATCGCCCGAATGAGTGCGGTTGCACGAGAAGACTTTGTGCCTGAGAATGCCAAGTCTATCGCCTATATGGACCGTGCGATTCCACTGGGCGATGGCAAAGCGCTTGCCGCACCGCTGGTGCATGGCAAGTTGCTCGCCGAAGCTCGCCCCTCACTTGATGACAGCGCGTTGGTGGTAGAGAATGGTTCTGGCTACTTGGCAGAATTGGTCAAGCCTCTGGTCGCAAAGCTCGACACAAAGTCAGCTGAAGAGATTGCCTCCGGCAAGAAGGGCCGCAAGACCTACACTTTGATCCTGATTGATGGCGCGATCGAGGCCTTGCCCGACGCGCTTGCCAAGCGTTTGGCAGAAAACGGAAGGATCGTGACCGGCCTGATAGAGCGCGGCGTTACGCGCATTGCAACTGGACACAGCGTATCCGGAAATGTCGTGCTACAGCCGGTTGCCGATATCGGCATTCCCTTGCTGCACGCTTTCGACAAGCCCAAGGAATGGAGTTTTTGATTTGATGGTGCGGAGCAAGACCTGGCGGCGTTCCGCCGCGCTACTCGTTTTAAGCTCCGCATTGGTTCCGGCCTCTGCGCAGGCCGACACGCTGCGCGAAGCTTTGGCGCGCGCTTATGAGACCAACCCAACGTTGGAAGCAGCGCGAGCTCAGCAACGCGCAACGGATGAAGACGTGCCAATCCAGCTTTCGCGAGCCGGACCAGATGTCAGCGCAGTCGCCAATCACATCGAATTCGTGAAAGTCTCGCCTAATAGCTTCACCGCACCCGAGCGCCGGTTCCAAGGCGGTATCGATGTGACAGTGCCAATCTACTCAGGCGGCGCTGTCAAAAATGGCATAAAGGCGGCGAAGGAGCGCGTTGCGGCAGGCCAAGCCGATTTGCGCGGCACCGAAAGTTCCATCTTTAGCCAAGTGGTGGCTGCCTATATGGATGTGCTGCGCACCGAAGCATTAGCGACCCTGGCAGGAAATCAGGTCGATGTGTTGGGCGTAAATTTGGAAGCTACTAATGACCGATTTGAAATCGGCGAACTGACACGCACCGACATTGCACAATCGCAATCACGCCTTGCAATTGCACAGAGCGATTTCCGCAATGCTCAAGCCAATCTGATTGCGGCGCGAGAGACCTATATTCAGCTGGTTGGAAGCGCACCTAATGATCTTCAGGCACCGCCGCCACTACCCGGTCTGCCAGATACAGTCGGAGAAGCTGTTACGGTAGCGTTGGAGTACAATCCCGATCTGATCGCAGCCAAGGAGCGCGCGGAAGCAGCCGGATACGATTCCGAAGTGGCCGGAGCGGGCCGTTTGCCAACAATTGGCGGCTTCGTAAATTACGACTACACCGATTTCTTCGGAACGCTAGGAGGACCGATTTCGGCAAATTTCGCGCAAGATGAGACAACTGCCAATGTTGGAGTTCAGCTCACCATCCCGCTTTATCAAGGTGGTCGCCCCGCCGCGCAGCAGCGGCAGGCTTACGCGCGCGAAAATGCGGCCCTCGAAAATATCATAGCAACTGAACGTAATGTTATTGCGCAAACTCGTTCTGCCTATTCTAGCTGGCAAGCATCGCAAGCTGTGATCGAGAGCTCTCAGGCGGCTGTTGATGCTGCCGAGCTGAGCCTAGAAGGCGTTCGCGCGGAAAACTCTATCGGCAACCGTACGATCTTAGACGTCCTCAATGCAGAACAGGAGTTGCTGTCTGCTCGAGCGCAGCTCGTGACCGCACGGCGCAATGCCTATGTTGCCGGCTTCAGTGTGCTGGCCGCGATGGGCCGCGCCGAAGCACGCGATCTTAATCTGGACACTGGCGGCGTTCTGTACGACCCGGTAGTCAATTACGATCGGGTGCGGAACAAGATCTTTGATTGGCATAGGGACCCCGAACCCGAAGCAAAATCAACACGAACCGTTGACATCCCTGGCCCTGACGCGATGATTGGGCCGCCTGATGAGTCGGGTGACGTCAAAGATTATTGACGTCACTAGCATTCCCGGGCGTTCGCAGTTTGAGATATATCTCGGGGTATGACAGGGGTTTAGCGCGCCATGCCGCATAACAACGAAGCATCGGTTGAAGAGATTCTTGAGTCGATCAAGAAAGTTATAGCGCGCGACAATCGCGAGATACCTCCTGCTGTCCAGATTCCGGAAGAAGGCGGCGCGTTTGCGAGCGAAGATGACGACGTACTCGATCTGGGCGAGATGGAAGTGGCTGAGGAGAACGACCCTTCCGAGGCACCACTGACAACCGACGAAGTGCAGAAATCCATGCGCGAGAATTTCGAGGCTTTGGCGATGTTGGCCGAGCCCGGTGCACGACCGCAAATTGTACGCTCCGGCGAAACATCACTTGAAGGCCTTGTTCGAGAGATGCTGCGCCCGATGTTGGCTGAGTGGCTCGACACCAATCTGCCGGGCATGGTCGAGAAGATGGTGCAGGCGGAAATTGCCCGTATAGCTGGCAAACGCGGCTGAACCGAAACTATTCACCCATGTCACAACGTAGCCCACTTGAAGATGCCCGGTTGGGCCTCGCCAAGCTTGGCGGAGAGACTATAGAGCGGCACATCTTCCTTTGCGCCATGAGCGAAAAGCAAAAATGCTGCGCGCGTGAGGAAGGCGAGGCCGCCTGGAAATTCCTCAAGCGGCGCTTGAATGAGCTGAAGCTATCAGGTCCGAAACGCATCAACCCCGCAGGCAAACTCTGCGGCGGGGTTCAACGCACCAAGGCGGATTGTTTGCAGGTCTGCGCCGCCGGCCCAATCGCGGTCGTGTATCCAGACGGGGTTTGGTATCATTCAGCGAGCGAGGAGGCACTTGAACGGATCATTCAGGACCACTTGATCGGTGGTTACCCGGTTGAGGAATACCGCCTTTCCAATAGCTAAGTGCGATGCAGCTCAGTCCTCTTCGTGTCTAGGCAAATTGTTGTCGACCGAGGCATCATGACCCGTTCCATTGGACAGGAATACCAGTCCCATCAACGCGCTGGTCAGTAACATGGTGAAGCCCACACCCAGAGCCACCGCTATATAAAGATGGATCGATACCGCGCCGTTGAACTTGTAGAGCAGCGCGATCGCGATCAGAACGACACCCACCGTCACCAGGAACATGAATCGCATTATCCGGCGATAGCGCGCCCATGCGTATGCCGCGTTTTCCGGATCGTCTAGGGGTGATTTGCCGACCATGTCTCTGCACATGGAGGCTCGGGTCGACGGATGCAATCTCCATTTCCATGCGATTGATTCGCCTTTTCGCAAGGAAAGTGGCATGTTTTGCAAGGAATCAGGCTTCAAAGGAGAAGAGCCCATGACCATCGCGCGAATCATAGAGGGGCGCAGCGGATCGCAGGTTATCTCTTGCGATTCGAATGCAACCATGCGCGAGGCGGTGGCGCTACTGGCCGACAAACGCATCGGTGCGGTGCCTGTTATGCGTGGTGGAAACGTTGTCGGGATTTTTTCGGAACGCGACGTTATCTACAAATTGGCGCATGAGGGGGAGGTCTGCCTGAACCGCCCACTTGAAGAGGTGATGACAGCGCCGCCAATCACAGTGGAACCGACGACACTGATCAATGATGCGCTTGCCTTGATGACTCGCCGCCGGATTCGTCACCTGCCCGTGTTGGAAGATGGCGCCATGGTCGCATTCATTTCAATTGGCGATCTGGTCAAGTTTCACACCGATGAAATCGAGCACGAGGCGGAAGCAATGCGTGAGTACATTCAGACCGCCTGAGCGCGCGGTTATGAGTCAGCGCATCTTGCTGTTAAGCTAAGGACCCCCTAAATTCGGATAGTTATGGCCGAAACGCTTACATTGACTCCCGCAGCTGCCAAGCGCGTGTCCTGGATTGCCGAAAAGCAATCCAAACCTGCAATCTTGCGCCTTTCAGTCGAAGGGGGCGGTTGTTCAGGCTTTCAATACAAGTTCGATCTGGCCGATGCGCCTGAGGGCGATGACGCAGTTAGCGAAACTGATGGCGTTCAACTTGTCGTCGACCCGGTAAGTCTTGATCTGGTATCCGGAAGCGTAGTCGATTTCGTGGAGTCACTGGGCGGAGCGGCATTTCGCGTGGAGAACCCGCAGGCTGCTGCCGGATGCGGATGCGGCTCAAGCTTCGGTATTTAGGTTAGACGCATGGTGCATCTTCAGGCACTAATGCCCGAATGAAAATCGCGACTTACAACATCAACGGTATCAAGGCGCGCCTTCCAAGGCTGAAGGAGTGGCTCAGCGAGACACGGCCAACGGTTGCCTGTCTGCAAGAGATCAAGAGCATGGATGAAAACTTCCCGGGCGATGAGTTCGAGGAAGCGGGTTATCACGCGATCTGGCATGGTCAGAAAAGCTTCAACGGTGTCGCCATTCTCGTCGATAAGGAATCTGGGTTGGGCGAAACTGTTGAGGTTCAGCGCGGCTTAGGGATTGATGGCCCGAAAGAAGGCGAGGGTGAGCAAGCGCGCTATCTCGAAGCAGATGTTGGGGGTGTGCGTATCGTTTGCATTTACCTGCCCAATGGCAATCCGCAG
The Altererythrobacter ishigakiensis genome window above contains:
- a CDS encoding LytR/AlgR family response regulator transcription factor, producing MAETEHTEVPLRTLIVDDEPLAVERIQVICAEVPTINVIGTASDGAAALRLADKLSPDLILLDMTMPEMDGLGVAKELAKNDNPPAVIFVTAHDHFAVEAFDLDAVDYVLKPVASDRLARAIERAVSRRGNGNEAKSQWLEELWVPHRSELLRIAVSEVSRIDAERDYVRLHVGDRSYLLLQTIAGLEQRLDPAEFIRIHRSTILRKDRIRGLRHDGLGVWSAELDNGDALRIGRTYLPKVKAMAGR
- a CDS encoding histidine kinase — translated: MKNVANQSPVRVPFKLVLLSIIVLWAVYYVLASIRWEILGFGLSTEMMALRAIVVIGGVLVTLALWFVLRFFDAKSLRTKAIAALVFSMPAALMLAQINNTVFSEMNSKMEEMIVDVIGGDSEEDEEQARLRAEAEANLLEERDAYLERQQASLGMFAFLGPLSDIAFSRYFMMLAWCSLYLALLTGEKARVAERRASEFREAAKASELRSLRYQVNPHFLFNTLNSLSSLVMTGKAQAAEQMIQTMSRFYRHSLADDPTGDVALDDEFDLQQLYLEIEAVRFPERLKSVFDLPPELADARVPGMILQPLIENSVKYAVSPVNRPVTIIVEAREEFDRLVLTVRDDGPGVPENGRQGFGIGLANVRDRLEARFGADIILESGPVPGGYRTEIRIPLTRNGRN
- a CDS encoding fumarate hydratase, with translation MSDMTIIREDDLIETITDALQYISYYHPMDYIQALGEAYKAEQGPAAKDAIAQILTNSRMCAEGHRPICQDTGIVNVFIKWGQNCRLESAKSLQDVVDEGVRRAYNHPENKLRASILADPAFTRRNTRDNTPCVLSVEMVPGDSIHIDVAAKGGGSENKSKFKMMNPSDNIVDWVVEQIPSMGAGWCPPGMLGIGIGGTAEHCLKLAKQSLMDPIDMAQLKQRGPQTDIERLRIDIFDAVNAQGVGAQGLGGLSTILDVKILDWPCHAAGKPVAMIPNCAATRHAHVTMDGSGSAYLPKPDLDAWPKVEWAPDSEAKHVDLDNLTQEEVASWKAGDRLLLNGAMLTGRDAAHKRIQDMLARGEELPVDFKGRAIYYVGPVDPVMGEVVGPAGPTTATRMDKFTEMMLDLGLLAMIGKAERGHDAVEVISRYKVSYLMAVGGAAYLVSRAIKEAKVVAFEDLGMEAIYEFTVKDMPVTVAVDSDGTNVHKLAPAQWKERISKEKLLENG
- a CDS encoding protein-L-isoaspartate O-methyltransferase family protein; translated protein: MTKIDPFAARKAMIDSQLRTSGVNEPFVIARMSAVAREDFVPENAKSIAYMDRAIPLGDGKALAAPLVHGKLLAEARPSLDDSALVVENGSGYLAELVKPLVAKLDTKSAEEIASGKKGRKTYTLILIDGAIEALPDALAKRLAENGRIVTGLIERGVTRIATGHSVSGNVVLQPVADIGIPLLHAFDKPKEWSF
- a CDS encoding TolC family outer membrane protein, which codes for MVRSKTWRRSAALLVLSSALVPASAQADTLREALARAYETNPTLEAARAQQRATDEDVPIQLSRAGPDVSAVANHIEFVKVSPNSFTAPERRFQGGIDVTVPIYSGGAVKNGIKAAKERVAAGQADLRGTESSIFSQVVAAYMDVLRTEALATLAGNQVDVLGVNLEATNDRFEIGELTRTDIAQSQSRLAIAQSDFRNAQANLIAARETYIQLVGSAPNDLQAPPPLPGLPDTVGEAVTVALEYNPDLIAAKERAEAAGYDSEVAGAGRLPTIGGFVNYDYTDFFGTLGGPISANFAQDETTANVGVQLTIPLYQGGRPAAQQRQAYARENAALENIIATERNVIAQTRSAYSSWQASQAVIESSQAAVDAAELSLEGVRAENSIGNRTILDVLNAEQELLSARAQLVTARRNAYVAGFSVLAAMGRAEARDLNLDTGGVLYDPVVNYDRVRNKIFDWHRDPEPEAKSTRTVDIPGPDAMIGPPDESGDVKDY